The following coding sequences lie in one Brettanomyces bruxellensis chromosome 6, complete sequence genomic window:
- a CDS encoding uncharacterized protein (BUSCO:EOG092609O9) has translation MKQKQCLSKVRSSNSKVSFSNIRKQASRDIPNSNGGSDADMLSEGEDDEEIEHLSGRKLRSGIKPSVTSSVRGNMEDKEENEEDAALRWLTGSYRRSSQARKDYERYCEKQRDEGGINRNSNSNGVQVQQRNVSDDMDDDYLSNDSNNDDDDDDDDGGHGHNNYESSRNEGSSSHGDSSYYPSRHAVNSSNAGYSENFWRSQRDSGANSDSTDARSDSDANARSFRNALGRFLSGTGFEEILADGSEIQAMIDQLQTETDPYIVQETLNQLSGKLLMMNGLVAERGLPVTSLTTELVSILNDPKYQELLQIQLVSCRCLYNILEVSPEAVHTMVECNVIEALSSRLAVIDYIDLAEQALQTLEMISRDAGDEIMERSNISSYLTYLDFFTIHSQRKALSLLVNSCDHIPKSKLAEIRNILPTVERVATEYTDSSCVESAWLAISKIIRNFEKTPEVLSELINLSLLKGMVSIFPSCLGNHHSSNRIVSFGACIKLLGSLTLMCHSSPDLSLTLMQLCHLGQIIKQSLLNFEKTDVDGSNSSSTVNINALSTKFEKDDDNSADSSGKSGTVSIEALMSTPKELLLSVLKLVASTIPFVRRERSDEKLDVGNYLGMRRAQEEEISNKKRIELLSDSKYVEIYSKYVGEVFPILINIYSATVDYRIRRLSLVCILRSCASLDQNSIGTIVYDSNISTILASIITQGKNSLLRYDSSVSSLDRIRPCILIYGAFLIAHVLVTRSPELFLRDFDREGMLSHTQRLLTVLDQDENVINQSSKINIANEGNTFSQMSVDDEEGARNINGSDDDTHEHTNEDDVYDEDEMPETDSEISDGSEVHESETPRSIFSSFRHLNEYEDDGAALIPIGKVLYSLDQLCHEVSQDYQTLLASHGTSRSKHMKELEEIGILLSNKGQVNYSEKQWMNLWTRFAYCISTDNDAEAISSFELTSSGIIDVLLKTLLSEDLKSFCVMSFQNIFCSRSSILGSEEKLPLTILVRKLEEALERTESFCIVTSGTSLRSDTRASSMAKQLRIKLVSSDETLDESERKVLLMIHAIATFKSIDLFMQSRLNRIKSILRVFSPSNERAARATPNESYHIEFLINGEVVPPGTTVYGAIYRSLQKNPHEIVSPRLIWTALPHVVNFRKVLGSTNEPDDELYPVDSNAGYITSTNSGDSDISSLGDPVTIEVLHLLKVLHRINGRTTNPGASDALFLNYKLTAKLNRQLEEPLIVASGTLPDWSIDITRNFPFVFPLETRVFFLQSTSFGYSRLIDLWQSRNKQQGDNNSALNARNVVQLGRPVRHKFRLSRKKLFQGAIKVLDGYASAPGLLEIEYFDEAGTGMGPTLEFYANVSKEFCKKELNLWRDTDGSNSLYVNYRTGLFPRPMDRKARIYQKSLHHFSILGKFIARALLDNRIVDFAFNPLFFELSKFPELPGETKLLDILKGVDPELFKSLSFLISYLDDNVKKEANLTDLSLSYVLPGYNDIQLVENGANVQVTEVNLEAYVNDVVQATVGKGVWEQIQAFKKGFSTVFPYSSMAIFSSDELTKLLGSADEDWSLETLLGVVKADHGYTVESPSFQNLLEVLSSFDKNDRRKFLQFLTGSPKLPIGGFKALHPEFTVVRKPAEGKLKPDNYLPSVMTCANYLKLPEYSSKDVLRQRLIKAMNEGANTFLLS, from the coding sequence ATGAAACAAAAGCAGTGTCTTTCTAAAGTTCGTTCATCGAACAGTAAGGTCTCGTTTAGCAACATCAGAAAGCAAGCATCGCGGGATATTCCAAATTCAAATGGAGGCTCTGATGCTGATATGCTATCGGAgggtgaagatgatgaggaaatCGAACATTTGTCAGGACGGAAATTGAGATCTGGAATAAAGCCTTCTGTTACATCTTCTGTGCGTGGAAATATGGAAGATAAAGAGGAGAACGAGGAGGACGCGGCTTTGAGATGGCTAACTGGAAGTTACCGGCGTTCTTCTCAAGCACGTAAGGATTATGAAAGGTATTGTGAGAAGCAGAGGGACGAAGGTGGCATAAATCGAAATTCCAATTCCAACGGTGTTCAGGTGCAACAAAGAAATGTCTCCGATGATATGGATGACGATTATCTCAGTAATGATAGTAACaatgacgatgatgatgatgatgatgatggtggtCATGGTCATAATAATTACGAAAGCTCAAGAAATGAAGGATCTTCCAGTCATGGTGATTCCAGTTATTACCCCTCTCGCCATGCCGTCAATTCGAGTAATGCTGGCTATTCGGAAAACTTTTGGCGGTCCCAAAGAGATTCCGGGGCAAATTCCGACTCTACAGATGCAAGGTCTGATTCTGATGCAAATGCCAGATCATTTCGGAATGCTCTGGGAAGATTCCTTTCAGGGACTGGCTTTGAGGAAATTCTTGCCGATGGATCAGAAATTCAAGCTATGATTGACCAACTGCAGACGGAAACGGACCCATATATTGTCCAGGAGACATTGAATCAGCTCAGTGGAAAGCTGCTTATGATGAATGGTTTGGTTGCAGAGAGAGGGCTTCCTGTTACTTCTTTGACAACAGAGCTAGTTTCTATTTTAAACGATCCGAAATATCAAGAATTGTTGCAGATTCAGTTGGTTTCTTGTCGTTGTTTATATAATATACTTGAGGTTTCCCCAGAGGCTGTTCATACAATGGTTGAATGCAATGTAATCGAAGCCCTTTCATCTAGACTTGCTGTTATAGATTATATTGATCTTGCAGAACAAGCATTGCAAACACTAGAGATGATATCGAGGGATGCTGGGGATGAAATAATGGAGAGGTCTAATATTTCATCGTACCTTACATATTTGGACTTTTTCACCATACATTCTCAAAGAAAAGCTCTTAGTTTACTTGTCAATTCCTGCGATCATATTCCGAAGTCTAAATTGGCAGAAATAAGGAATATATTACCAACAGTAGAGCGTGTGGCCACCGAATATACTGATTCATCTTGTGTGGAAAGTGCTTGGCTTGCAATTTCCAAAATCATCAGGaactttgaaaaaactCCAGAGGTATTGTCTGAGCTTATTAATTTGAGCCTTCTAAAGGGAATGGTTAGTATATTTCCAAGTTGCTTGGGAAATCATCACAGTTCCAATAGAATAGTGAGCTTTGGAGCTTGTATTAAGCTTCTTGGCTCCTTAACATTAATGTGTCACAGTTCACCAGATTTATCTTTAACCCTCATGCAATTGTGTCATCTTGGTCAAATTATTAAGCAGTCccttttaaattttgagAAAACCGATGTTGACGGCAGTAATTCCTCTTCAACCGTTAATATCAATGCATTGTCAaccaaatttgaaaaagacgATGACAATTCTGCGGATTCAAGTGGTAAAAGCGGGACAGTTTCAATTGAAGCTTTAATGTCAACACCGAAAGAATTATTGCTATCTGTTTTGAAATTAGTGGCATCCACAATACCATTTGTTCGGAGAGAGAGGTCAGATGAAAAGTTGGATGTAGGTAATTATTTAGGAATGAGGAGGGCacaggaagaagaaatttctAATAAGAAGCGTATAGAACTTCTTTCCGATTCAAAATATGTCGAAATATATTCCAAATATGTTGGGGAAGTGTTTCCGATATTGATCAACATATACAGTGCCACAGTTGATTATAGAATAAGGAGGTTATCATTGGTTTGTATACTCCGTTCATGTGCTTCATTGGACCAAAATAGTATTGGAACAATAGTCTATGATTCAAATATCTCAACTATTTTGGCTTCAATTATTAcacaaggaaaaaattctTTGCTTAGATATGACTCCTCTGTGAGCTCTCTGGATAGAATTCGTCCGTGTATTCTTATTTATGGGGCCTTTTTAATTGCGCATGTATTGGTTACAAGATCTCCCGAGCTTTTCCTACGTGATTTCGATAGAGAGGGTATGTTATCACATACTCAGCGGCTCCTTACCGTATTGGACCAGGATGAAAATGTTATAAATCAGAGTTCAAAAATCAACATTGCTAACGAAGGTAACACTTTCTCACAAATGAGtgtggatgatgaagagggTGCTCGCAATATAAATGgttctgatgatgatacgCATGAGCATAcaaatgaggatgatgtttacgatgaagatgaaatgcCAGAGACTGATTCTGAGATTTCTGATGGTTCTGAAGTTCATGAATCAGAAACGCCAAGgtcaatattttcttcatttagGCACTTGAATGAgtatgaagatgatgggGCTGCCCTCATTCCAATAGGAAAAGTATTATACAGTTTGGATCAACTATGTCATGAAGTGAGTCAGGACTATCAAACGTTACTGGCTTCTCATGGTACTTCGAGATCTAAGCACATGAAAGAACTTGAGGAAATAGGAATCTTGCTATCAAATAAGGGACAAGTGAATTATTCAGAGAAGCAATGGATGAACCTATGGACAAGATTTGCATATTGCATCAGTACAGATAATGACGCAGAGGCTATTTCAAGTTTTGAATTGACATCCTCCGGAATTATAGATGTGCTCTTGAAAACTCTATTGTCTGAAGATTTGAAGTCCTTTTGTGTTATGTCATTTCagaatatattttgctCGAGATCTAGTATTTTAGGATCCGAGGAAAAGCTTCCATTAACAATATTGGTACGCAAATTGGAGGAAGCACTAGAGAGAACAGAGTCGTTCTGTATCGTTACGAGTGGAACATCCTTACGATCTGACACGCGTGCCTCATCTATGGCAAAACAACTTCGAATTAAACTCGTTTCATCTGATGAAACGTTGGATGAATCTGAACGTAAGGTTCTTCTGATGATTCATGCAATTGCAACATTCAAATCAATAGATCTATTTATGCAGTCAAGGCTGAATAGGATTAAGAGTATACTTCGTGTATTTTCTCCGTCGAATGAAAGAGCTGCCAGGGCTACGCCTAATGAAAGTTACcatattgaatttttgattaACGGTGAGGTTGTTCCTCCCGGTACTACGGTTTATGGCGCGATATATAGATCATTACAAAAGAATCCACATGAAATAGTGTCTCCAAGACTTATCTGGACAGCCCTTCCTCATGTTGTGAACTTTCGTAAAGTTCTTGGTTCAACTAATGAACCAGATGATGAACTTTATCCAGTTGATTCAAATGCGGGTTATATTACTTCCACCAATTCTGGTGATTCAGatatttcctctttagGGGATCCTGTTACCATAGAAGTGTTACATTTACTCAAAGTATTGCACCGTATTAATGGCAGGACGACAAACCCGGGTGCCTCAGATGcattatttttgaattaCAAATTAACTGCAAAACTGAACAGGCAACTTGAGGAGCCTTTAATTGTTGCAAGTGGCACGTTGCCCGACTGGTCTATTGATATTACAAGAAATTTTCCATTTGTTTTTCCTTTAGAAACAagagtattttttttgcagtCAACCTCCTTCGGATATTCTAGATTAATTGATTTATGGCAGAGCAGAAACAAGCAGCAAGGAGATAATAATTCTGCATTAAATGCTAGGAATGTTGTTCAGCTTGGAAGGCCTGTTAGGCACAAGTTCCGTTTATCACGTAAGAAACTTTTCCAAGGTGCAATAAAGGTTCTTGATGGCTATGCAAGCGCTCCAGGATTGTTAGAAATTGAGTACTTTGATGAAGCAGGAACCGGCATGGGACCAACTTTAGAGTTTTATGCGAATGTATCCAAGGAATTctgcaaaaaagaattgaatCTTTGGAGGGATACTGATGGTTCTAATAGTCTGTATGTGAACTATCGCACGGGTCTTTTTCCACGGCCAATGGACAGGAAAGCTCGGATCTATCAGAAGTCGCTTCATCATTTCTCGATTCTTGGAAAATTTATCGCTAGAGCCCTATTAGATAACagaattgttgattttgccTTTAATCCGTTATTCTTCGAACTTTCGAAATTTCCAGAATTGCCTGGAGAAACAAAACTTcttgatattttgaaagGTGTTGATCCAGAGTTGTTTAAATCGTTGTCATTCTTAATATCTTATTTGGATGATAATGttaaaaaggaagcaaATCTAACTGATCTTTCGCTATCATACGTTCTTCCTGGTTATAATGATATtcaacttgttgaaaatggaGCGAATGTTCAAGTCACTGAAGTTAACCTTGAGGCTTACGTTAATGATGTCGTACAAGCAACTGTCGGAAAGGGTGTTTGGGAGCAAATACAGGCATTTAAAAAGGGTTTTAGTACAGTCTTCCCCTATTCTTCGATGGCAATATTCTCCTCCGATGAACTCACTAAACTGTTAGGTAGTGCCGATGAGGATTGGTCACTTGAAACTTTACTTGGTGTTGTAAAGGCCGACCATGGCTATACTGTCGAATCACCAAGTTTCCAGAATCTACTTGAAGTGCTGTCATCTTTTGACAAGAATGACAGAAGAAAGTTCTTGCAGTTCCTCACAGGATCGCCAAAATTACCTATCGGTGGGTTCAAGGCGTTACACCCCGAGTTTACTGTGGTCCGTAAACCCGCAGAAGGTAAACTTAAGCCAGATAATTACCTACCAAGTGTGATGACTTGTGCTAATTATTTGAAGCTTCCTGAATATTCTTCGAAGGATGTCCTTCGACAGCGTCTTATTAAAGCTATGAATGAAGGTGCAAACACATTTTTACTCTCAtga
- the MRT4 gene encoding mRNA turnover and ribosome assembly protein (BUSCO:EOG09264W46): MPRSKRSKLVTLARTEKKGRANKVRIFDDVRKALDTHRYVWALDLEGLRTPDMQDLRRDWTGSKLILGKKKVLRKALGETPEEEYKDNLNELTDYDSDGFVGYLFTDETPETVEAYFRAYVKTGFSRAKSKSPITFVVPEGILYSRAGQIPVEEDVPMQHTMEPMLRNKFEMPTKIVKGKITLTESYPVVKEGEVLSVKQALILKTFGVAAAEFRVKMLAYHDGESSKVTEVDGKKKPKKGAADEADDKE; the protein is encoded by the coding sequence ATGCcaagatcaaaaagatcGAAACTGGTGACTTTAGCCAGAACTGAGAAGAAGGGACGTGCTAACAAGGTCAGAATATTTGATGACGTTAGAAAAGCTTTGGATACACATAGATATGTGTGGGCCTTAGATCTCGAAGGACTGCGAACCCCAGATATGCAGGATCTCAGGCGTGACTGGACTGGTTCTAAGTTGATAttaggaaagaaaaaggttCTTAGAAAGGCATTAGGTGAAACgccagaagaagaatacaaGGACAATCTAAACGAACTAACCGATTACGATAGTGATGGATTTGTTGGATATCTTTTCACAGACGAGACGCCTGAAACTGTTGAGGCTTATTTTAGAGCATATGTTAAGACAGGCTTCTCTAGAGCTAAGAGCAAGTCCCCAATAACATTTGTTGTTCCAGAAGGTATATTGTACTCTAGAGCAGGACAAATTCCTGTGGAGGAGGATGTTCCAATGCAACACACTATGGAGCCAATGCTCAGAAACAAGTTTGAGATGCCAACTAAGATAGTGAAAGGAAAGATTACTTTGACAGAATCATATCCTGTGGTAAAGGAAGGTGAGGTGCTCAGTGTTAAGCAGGCACTTATTTTGAAGACTTTCGGTGTTGCCGCCGCTGAATTTAGAGTGAAGATGTTGGCCTATCATGATGGTGAATCAAGCAAAGTAACAGAGGTGGATGGTAAGAAAAAGCCAAAGAAAGGAGCTGCCGATGAAGCagatgataaagaataa